In Acidobacteriota bacterium, the following are encoded in one genomic region:
- a CDS encoding HNH endonuclease: MPLHSYVSDELRLLVATRANLLCEYCLIHEEDTFTGCQVEHIISRKHSGATELHNLAFACVYCNRYKGSDIATLKPGSDQLVRFFNPRTDKWFDHFRHNQAIIEYLSEIGEATSRILRFNDSDRILEREELIQIGRYPVAEAIKRMQP; the protein is encoded by the coding sequence ATGCCGCTTCATAGCTATGTTTCAGATGAGTTGCGGTTGTTGGTTGCCACACGGGCTAATTTATTGTGTGAATACTGCCTTATTCATGAAGAAGATACATTTACCGGCTGTCAGGTGGAACACATCATCAGTCGAAAACACAGTGGCGCAACGGAGCTACACAACCTGGCTTTTGCCTGCGTTTATTGCAACCGATATAAAGGCAGCGATATCGCTACGCTAAAACCAGGAAGTGACCAGTTGGTTCGTTTCTTCAACCCACGAACTGACAAGTGGTTTGATCATTTTCGACATAATCAAGCCATCATTGAGTATTTGTCAGAAATTGGGGAAGCCACCTCTCGGATCCTTCGATTCAATGATTCTGATCGAATTTTAGAACGTGAGGAATTGATCCAGATCGGACGATATCCGGTGGCTGAAGCCATCAAACGTATGCAACCTTGA